In one window of Mercurialis annua linkage group LG4, ddMerAnnu1.2, whole genome shotgun sequence DNA:
- the LOC126678991 gene encoding uncharacterized protein LOC126678991 produces the protein MRIRQICSYNHITPPPPSDIASSSTTADQSPPPWVQNSPPVMISRINVSICSNQNPVTSKTKEENIPEKKSSGDKCSSSISTRTSSTASSVCSSSSLSCHGKWCEEEKVFPLKKRKLSLERFMIDQECEIKNKNKKKMGANSRMEMKNGLGRKDYGVGKKKAKTRRISSILNLPLLAKPNHDSAIHI, from the exons ATGAGGATCAGGCAAATTTGCAGTTATAATCATATTACACCACCGCCGCCGTCTGATATTGCGTCGTCATCAACAACCGCTGATCAGTCGCCACCTCCGTGGGTGCAGAACTCACCACCCGTCATGATTAGTAGAATCAACGTTTCGATTTGCTCTAACCAG AACCCAGTAACCAGTAAgacaaaagaagaaaatatcCCGGAGAAGAAGAG tAGTGGTGACAAATGCAGTAGTTCTATTAGTACAAGAACATCTTCAACTGCTAGTTCAGTTTGCAGCTCTTCGTCATTATCGTGCCACG GGAAGTGGTGCGAAGAAGAGAAAGTGTTCccattaaagaaaagaaaactgaGCTTGGAGAGGTTCATGATAGATCAAGAATGTGAAatcaagaacaagaacaagaaaaaaatGGGTGCAAATTCAAGAATGGAGATGAAGAATGGGTTAGGAAGAAAAGATTATGGAGTTGGTAAGAAGAAAGCAAAGACAAGAAGGATAAGTAGTATACTTAATCTGCCTTTGCTTGCTAAACCTAATCATGACAGTGCaattcatatataa